Proteins from a single region of Pseudomonas sp. BSw22131:
- the cysD gene encoding sulfate adenylyltransferase subunit CysD: MVDKLTHLKQLEAESIHIIREVAAEFDNPVMLYSVGKDSAVMLHLARKAFFPGKLPFPVMHVDTRWKFQEMYKFRDKMVEEMGLDLIVHVNPDGVAQGINPLTHGSSKHTDIMKTQGLKQALDKHGFDAAFGGARRDEEKSRAKERVYSFRDTKHRWDPKNQRPELWNVYNGNVNKGESIRVFPLSNWTELDIWQYIYLEGIPIVPLYFAAEREVIEMNGTWIMIDDDRLRNHLSDEDKKRIVKKKVRFRTLGDYPLTGAVESEAVSLTDIIQEMLLTRTSERQGRVIDHDGAGSMEEKKRQGYF; the protein is encoded by the coding sequence ATGGTCGACAAACTGACGCATCTGAAACAGCTGGAGGCGGAAAGCATCCACATCATCCGCGAGGTAGCCGCCGAGTTCGATAACCCGGTGATGCTCTACTCCGTTGGCAAAGACTCCGCCGTGATGCTGCACCTGGCACGCAAGGCGTTCTTTCCTGGCAAATTGCCGTTCCCGGTGATGCACGTCGATACGCGCTGGAAATTCCAGGAAATGTATAAATTCCGAGACAAGATGGTCGAGGAAATGGGCCTGGACCTGATCGTCCACGTCAACCCGGACGGCGTTGCGCAGGGTATCAACCCGCTGACCCACGGCAGTTCAAAGCACACCGACATCATGAAGACTCAAGGCCTTAAGCAGGCCCTCGACAAACACGGTTTCGATGCCGCCTTCGGTGGGGCGCGCAGGGACGAAGAGAAATCCCGCGCCAAAGAGCGTGTGTACTCCTTCCGTGATACCAAGCACCGCTGGGACCCGAAAAACCAGCGTCCAGAGCTGTGGAACGTCTATAACGGCAACGTCAACAAAGGCGAGTCGATCCGCGTGTTCCCGCTCTCCAACTGGACCGAGCTGGACATCTGGCAGTACATCTATCTCGAAGGCATCCCGATTGTGCCGCTGTATTTCGCAGCCGAACGTGAAGTCATTGAAATGAACGGCACCTGGATCATGATCGACGACGATCGCTTGCGTAATCATCTGAGCGATGAAGACAAAAAGCGCATCGTCAAGAAGAAGGTCCGGTTCCGTACGCTGGGCGACTACCCGTTGACGGGCGCTGTCGAATCCGAAGCTGTCAGCCTTACCGACATCATTCAGGAAATGCTCCTCACGCGAACTTCCGAGCGTCAGGGCCGGGTCATCGATCACGATGGCGCAGGCTCGATGGAAGAAAAGAAACGTCAGGGTTATTTCTAA
- a CDS encoding MlaC/ttg2D family ABC transporter substrate-binding protein: MISILRRGLLVLLAVLPMMASAAASTQSAHDLVDDTTKRLLSDLAAHKEEYKSNPSAFYDALNGIVGPVIDADGISKSIMTVKYSRNATPDQMQRFQENFKRSLIQFYGNALLEYNNQGIIVAPAKEEAADRTSVDMQVKGSGGAIYPVSYTLVKLNNEWKVRNVIINGINIGKLFRDQFSDAMQRNGNDLDKTINGWAGEVAKAKEASKSEQTTQ; the protein is encoded by the coding sequence ATGATTTCAATTCTGCGCCGTGGGCTGCTGGTATTGCTGGCGGTCTTGCCGATGATGGCCAGTGCTGCCGCATCGACCCAGTCTGCCCATGATCTGGTGGATGACACGACCAAGCGCTTGCTGAGCGACCTGGCCGCCCATAAAGAAGAGTACAAAAGCAATCCGAGCGCTTTCTATGACGCGCTGAACGGGATCGTTGGGCCGGTCATCGACGCCGACGGCATTTCCAAAAGCATCATGACGGTCAAGTACTCACGCAATGCGACGCCGGATCAAATGCAGCGTTTCCAGGAAAATTTCAAGCGCAGCCTGATTCAGTTCTATGGCAACGCGCTGCTTGAGTACAACAATCAGGGCATCATCGTTGCGCCAGCCAAGGAAGAAGCGGCCGACCGTACTTCGGTGGATATGCAGGTCAAAGGCAGTGGCGGGGCGATTTACCCGGTTTCCTATACGTTGGTGAAGCTTAACAACGAGTGGAAAGTGCGTAACGTGATCATCAATGGTATCAACATTGGCAAGCTGTTCCGTGATCAGTTCTCTGACGCCATGCAGCGTAACGGCAATGATCTGGACAAGACTATCAATGGTTGGGCCGGTGAAGTGGCCAAGGCCAAAGAAGCTTCCAAGTCGGAACAGACTACGCAATGA
- the hisC gene encoding histidinol-phosphate transaminase, with the protein MSKFWSPFVRDLVPYVPGEQPKLTKLVKLNTNENPYGPSPKAIEAMRAEVNDNLRLYPDPNGDQLKQAVARYYDVETSHVFLGNGSDEVLAHAYNAFFQHDKPLLFPDISYSFYPVYCGLYGIEYTAVPLDEQFQIRVEDYVGPNGGIIFPNPNAPTGCVVALGAVEQILKANPDSVVIVDEAYIDFGGKTAITLVKRYPNLLVTQTLSKSRSLAGLRVGLAVGHPDLIEALERVKNSFNSYPLDRIAIAGAAAAFDDREHFEQTCKAVIASRETLVKQLEGKGFEVLPSAANFIFARHPLHDAAALAAKVREQGVIVRHFKQQRIAQFLRISIGTPEQNQALVDALGDL; encoded by the coding sequence ATGAGCAAATTCTGGAGTCCCTTCGTGCGTGACCTCGTGCCTTATGTGCCGGGCGAACAACCCAAGCTGACCAAGCTGGTGAAACTCAACACCAATGAAAACCCTTACGGCCCTTCACCCAAAGCTATTGAGGCGATGCGTGCTGAGGTCAACGACAACCTGCGCTTGTACCCGGACCCCAACGGCGATCAGCTCAAACAGGCCGTCGCCCGTTATTACGACGTTGAGACCAGTCACGTGTTCCTGGGTAACGGTTCCGATGAGGTGCTGGCACACGCCTATAACGCGTTCTTCCAGCACGACAAGCCTTTGTTGTTTCCGGATATCAGCTACAGCTTCTATCCCGTCTATTGCGGGCTTTACGGCATCGAGTACACCGCAGTGCCGCTGGATGAGCAGTTTCAGATTCGTGTCGAGGATTACGTCGGCCCGAACGGCGGCATCATCTTCCCCAACCCGAACGCGCCCACCGGCTGCGTGGTGGCGCTTGGTGCGGTCGAGCAGATACTGAAGGCCAATCCGGACTCTGTGGTCATCGTGGACGAGGCTTACATCGACTTTGGTGGCAAGACGGCGATCACGCTGGTTAAGCGCTACCCGAACCTGCTGGTGACCCAGACGCTGTCCAAATCCCGCTCACTGGCAGGGTTGCGGGTCGGGCTGGCGGTAGGGCACCCGGATTTGATCGAGGCGCTTGAGCGGGTCAAGAACAGCTTCAACTCCTATCCGCTGGACCGAATCGCCATCGCTGGCGCAGCCGCTGCATTCGATGATCGCGAGCATTTCGAGCAGACCTGCAAGGCGGTGATTGCCAGTCGTGAAACGCTGGTCAAGCAGCTGGAGGGTAAAGGATTCGAGGTGCTGCCCTCGGCCGCCAATTTCATCTTCGCCCGTCACCCGTTACACGATGCGGCGGCGCTGGCAGCCAAAGTGCGTGAACAGGGCGTCATCGTTCGGCATTTCAAGCAACAGCGGATTGCGCAGTTCTTGCGGATCAGCATCGGCACGCCTGAGCAGAATCAGGCGCTGGTCGATGCGTTGGGCGATTTATAA
- the algW gene encoding Do family serine endopeptidase AlgW — protein sequence MFKALRFLGWPLLAGVLIALLIIQRYPQWVGLPTQDVNLQQAPQTATVQQGPVSYADAVSSAAPAVANLYTTKMVNNNKPSHPLFEDPQFRRFFGDNLPKQRRMESSLGSAVIMSPEGYLLTNNHVTSGADQIVVALKDGRETIARVIGSDPETDLAVLKIDLKNLPAITLGRSENIRIGDVALAIGNPFGVGQTVTMGIISATGRNQLGLNTYEDFIQTDAAINPGNSGGALVDANGNLTGINTAIFSKSGGSQGIGFAIPTKLALEVMKSIIEHGQVIRGWLGIEVQPLTQELAESFGLKDRPGIVVAGIFRDGPAQKAGLQLGDVILSINGEPAGDGRKSMNQVARTKPTDKIAIQVMRNGKELTLTAEVGLRPPQTPAAAKEADD from the coding sequence ATGTTCAAAGCGCTGCGTTTTCTCGGCTGGCCACTGCTCGCTGGCGTGCTTATCGCTTTACTGATTATCCAGCGTTACCCGCAATGGGTCGGCCTTCCGACTCAGGACGTTAACCTGCAACAGGCGCCGCAGACCGCAACGGTGCAACAAGGCCCTGTGTCGTACGCCGATGCCGTCAGCAGCGCAGCTCCGGCAGTCGCCAATCTGTACACGACCAAGATGGTCAATAACAACAAACCGAGCCATCCGCTGTTCGAAGACCCGCAGTTTCGGCGTTTCTTCGGCGACAACCTGCCCAAGCAGCGCCGCATGGAATCAAGCCTTGGCTCGGCCGTGATCATGAGCCCCGAGGGTTACTTGCTGACCAACAACCACGTCACCTCGGGCGCCGACCAGATTGTCGTCGCACTCAAGGACGGTCGTGAGACCATTGCGCGGGTAATCGGCAGCGACCCGGAAACGGATCTGGCGGTATTGAAGATCGATCTGAAAAACCTGCCCGCGATCACGCTGGGCCGCTCCGAGAACATCCGTATCGGTGACGTCGCTTTGGCCATCGGCAACCCGTTCGGTGTCGGCCAGACTGTCACCATGGGCATTATCAGCGCCACGGGCCGCAATCAGTTGGGGCTTAACACCTACGAAGATTTCATCCAGACCGACGCTGCGATCAACCCCGGCAACTCGGGCGGTGCGCTGGTGGACGCCAACGGTAATCTGACCGGCATCAACACCGCGATCTTCTCCAAATCCGGAGGCTCGCAAGGCATTGGCTTTGCCATCCCCACCAAGCTGGCGCTTGAGGTGATGAAGTCGATCATCGAACACGGTCAGGTGATTCGCGGGTGGCTGGGAATTGAAGTGCAGCCGTTGACGCAGGAACTGGCAGAGTCATTTGGTCTGAAGGATCGTCCGGGTATCGTGGTGGCCGGGATTTTCCGCGACGGTCCAGCGCAGAAGGCAGGCTTGCAGTTGGGCGATGTGATCCTCAGCATCAACGGCGAACCGGCCGGCGATGGGCGCAAGTCGATGAATCAGGTAGCCCGCACCAAGCCTACCGACAAGATCGCGATTCAGGTCATGCGCAATGGCAAGGAGCTGACGCTCACTGCAGAAGTGGGGTTGCGTCCACCGCAGACGCCAGCGGCGGCCAAAGAGGCTGATGATTGA
- the murA gene encoding UDP-N-acetylglucosamine 1-carboxyvinyltransferase, with product MDKLIITGGVRLDGEIRISGAKNSALPILAATLLADGPVTVQNLPHLHDITTMIELFGRMGIEPIIDEKLSVEIDPRTIKTLIAPYELVKTMRASILVLGPMVARFGEAEVALPGGCAIGSRPVDLHIRGLEAMGAVIDVEGGYIKAKAPEGGLRGAHFFFDTVSVTGTENIMMAAALANGRSVLQNAAREPEVVDLANFLNAMGAKVSGAGTDTITIDGVKRLGSATYKVMPDRIETGTYLVAAAATGGRVKLKDTDPTILEAVLEKLREAGAEITTGKDWIELNMHGKRPKAVNVRTAPYPAFPTDMQAQFISLNAIAEGTGAVIETIFENRFMHVYEMHRMGAQIQVEGNTAIVTGCTKLKGAPVMATDLRASASLVISALIAEGDTLIDRIYHIDRGYECIEEKLQMLGAKIRRVPG from the coding sequence ATGGACAAACTGATTATTACTGGCGGCGTTCGTCTTGATGGCGAAATCCGCATTTCCGGGGCAAAGAACTCTGCCCTGCCGATTCTTGCAGCTACGCTACTGGCCGATGGGCCAGTGACCGTTCAGAATCTGCCACACCTGCACGACATCACCACCATGATCGAGCTGTTCGGTCGTATGGGGATCGAGCCGATCATCGATGAAAAGCTCAGCGTTGAAATCGATCCACGCACCATCAAGACCCTGATCGCGCCGTACGAACTGGTGAAAACCATGCGTGCATCGATCCTTGTGCTGGGCCCTATGGTTGCTCGTTTCGGCGAGGCCGAAGTGGCATTGCCTGGCGGTTGCGCCATTGGTTCGCGTCCGGTTGATCTGCACATCCGTGGTCTTGAAGCCATGGGCGCAGTCATTGACGTCGAAGGTGGCTACATCAAGGCCAAGGCACCGGAAGGTGGCTTGCGTGGTGCACATTTCTTCTTCGATACCGTCAGCGTGACCGGCACCGAGAACATCATGATGGCCGCAGCTCTGGCCAACGGTCGGAGTGTGTTACAAAACGCTGCCCGCGAGCCTGAAGTCGTCGATCTGGCGAACTTCCTCAATGCCATGGGTGCAAAAGTCTCCGGCGCAGGCACCGACACCATCACCATCGACGGTGTGAAGCGTCTGGGCTCGGCGACCTATAAAGTCATGCCGGACCGTATCGAGACCGGCACCTACCTGGTGGCTGCTGCCGCCACGGGTGGGCGGGTCAAACTCAAAGACACCGACCCAACCATCCTTGAGGCCGTTCTCGAAAAGCTGCGTGAAGCGGGCGCCGAGATCACGACCGGCAAGGACTGGATCGAGCTGAACATGCACGGCAAGCGTCCAAAGGCTGTCAATGTGCGCACCGCGCCATACCCGGCTTTCCCGACGGACATGCAAGCGCAGTTCATCTCGCTCAACGCAATTGCCGAAGGCACGGGCGCGGTCATCGAGACGATCTTCGAAAACCGCTTCATGCACGTGTACGAAATGCATCGTATGGGCGCGCAGATCCAGGTCGAGGGCAACACCGCCATCGTCACGGGCTGCACCAAGCTGAAAGGCGCACCAGTGATGGCAACTGACCTGCGTGCTTCTGCCAGTCTGGTCATCTCGGCGTTGATCGCCGAGGGCGATACGCTGATCGACCGCATCTACCACATCGACCGTGGTTATGAGTGCATCGAAGAGAAGCTGCAAATGCTGGGCGCGAAGATCCGCCGCGTTCCGGGCTAG
- a CDS encoding Nif3-like dinuclear metal center hexameric protein, giving the protein MAVALSTLVEEADRYLNSARIPDYCPNGLQVEGRPQVTRIVSGVTASQALLDAAVQANADLILVHHGYFWKGENPCVTGMKQRRLKTLLRHDISLLAYHLPLDVHADVGNNVQLARQLDITVEGPLDPDNPKIVGLVGSLSEPVTARDFAHRVRDALGREPLLIEGSAMIRRVGWCTGGGQGYIDQAVLAGVDLFLSGEASEQTFHSARENEISFIAAGHHATERYGVQALGDYLARRFALEHLFIDCPNPI; this is encoded by the coding sequence ATGGCTGTGGCCTTGAGCACGCTGGTGGAGGAAGCCGACCGCTATTTGAACAGCGCGCGGATTCCGGATTATTGCCCGAACGGCTTGCAAGTTGAGGGCCGTCCGCAGGTCACGCGTATTGTCAGTGGCGTCACGGCGAGCCAGGCATTGCTGGACGCAGCGGTGCAAGCAAATGCCGACTTGATACTGGTTCATCACGGTTATTTCTGGAAGGGTGAAAACCCCTGCGTCACAGGCATGAAGCAGCGTCGCCTAAAGACTCTGCTCAGGCACGACATCAGCCTGCTCGCCTACCACCTGCCGCTGGACGTGCACGCGGACGTGGGTAACAACGTGCAGCTGGCGCGGCAACTCGACATTACGGTCGAAGGGCCGCTGGACCCGGATAATCCAAAGATCGTTGGCTTGGTGGGCTCGTTAAGTGAGCCGGTTACCGCCCGCGACTTCGCTCATCGGGTCCGGGACGCGTTGGGTCGGGAGCCGCTTTTGATTGAAGGCAGTGCAATGATCCGACGGGTCGGCTGGTGCACGGGAGGCGGGCAGGGCTACATTGATCAGGCGGTGCTCGCCGGGGTTGATTTGTTCTTGAGCGGTGAGGCCTCCGAGCAGACTTTCCACAGTGCGCGCGAGAATGAAATCAGCTTCATCGCCGCAGGTCATCACGCCACTGAGCGCTATGGAGTGCAGGCATTGGGTGATTATCTGGCGCGACGTTTTGCGCTTGAGCATCTGTTTATCGATTGCCCCAATCCGATCTGA
- the hisD gene encoding histidinol dehydrogenase, whose amino-acid sequence MTTSTDIRRLNAADPDFARHLDHLLSWESVSDDSVNQRVLEIIKNVRERGDAALVEYTQRFDGLEVASMADLILPRERLELALTRITPAQRQALEKAADRVRIYHEKQKQDSWSYTEADGTVLGQKVTPLDRAGLYVPGGKASYPSSVLMNAIPAKVAGVGEVVMVVPTPRGELNELVLAAACIAGVDRVFTIGGAQAVAALAYGTESVPQVDKVVGPGNIYVATAKRHVFGQVGIDMIAGPSEILVVCDGKTDPDWIAMDLFSQAEHDEDAQAILVSTDGEFLDRVAASIARLMPTMERAGIIKTSISGRGALIKVADMQQALEVVNRIAPEHLELSVADPEAWLPHVRHAGAIFMGRHTSEALGDYCAGPNHVLPTSGTARFSSPLGVYDFQKRSSIIYCSEQGASELGKTASVLARGESLTAHARSAEYRIVDNVQEGKKA is encoded by the coding sequence ATGACCACTTCCACCGACATTCGCCGACTCAACGCTGCTGACCCGGATTTCGCTCGACATCTGGATCATCTGCTGAGCTGGGAAAGTGTGTCTGATGACTCAGTCAATCAGCGGGTGTTGGAGATAATCAAGAACGTGCGCGAGCGCGGCGATGCTGCTTTGGTGGAATACACCCAGCGATTCGACGGGCTGGAGGTGGCGTCGATGGCTGATCTGATTCTTCCTCGCGAGCGCCTCGAGCTCGCCCTGACGCGTATCACTCCCGCACAACGGCAGGCGCTTGAAAAAGCTGCGGATCGCGTACGGATTTATCACGAAAAGCAAAAGCAGGACTCCTGGAGCTATACCGAGGCCGATGGCACGGTGCTGGGCCAGAAAGTCACTCCGCTGGATCGCGCCGGTCTGTATGTGCCGGGTGGCAAGGCCTCCTACCCATCGTCTGTGCTGATGAACGCCATCCCGGCGAAAGTCGCCGGTGTCGGCGAGGTAGTGATGGTCGTGCCCACGCCCCGCGGCGAGCTCAATGAGCTGGTGCTGGCGGCGGCTTGCATTGCAGGCGTCGACCGGGTGTTCACCATCGGTGGCGCTCAGGCCGTGGCCGCGCTCGCTTATGGCACCGAGAGTGTGCCGCAGGTCGACAAGGTCGTTGGTCCCGGCAATATCTATGTCGCAACCGCCAAGCGTCATGTGTTCGGCCAGGTTGGGATCGACATGATCGCTGGTCCTTCCGAGATTCTAGTGGTGTGTGATGGCAAAACCGATCCGGACTGGATTGCCATGGACTTGTTCTCCCAGGCCGAGCATGACGAAGACGCGCAAGCGATTCTGGTCAGCACCGATGGCGAGTTCCTTGACCGTGTGGCCGCCAGCATCGCGCGCTTGATGCCGACCATGGAGCGCGCCGGGATCATCAAGACATCGATCAGTGGCCGTGGCGCACTCATCAAGGTCGCCGACATGCAGCAAGCGCTTGAGGTCGTCAATCGCATTGCGCCGGAGCATCTTGAGTTGTCGGTGGCTGATCCTGAGGCCTGGTTGCCACACGTTCGTCATGCCGGCGCTATCTTCATGGGGCGTCACACCAGTGAGGCCCTGGGCGACTATTGCGCAGGCCCCAACCACGTCTTGCCCACGTCCGGCACCGCGCGGTTCTCCTCACCGCTGGGTGTTTACGATTTTCAGAAGCGCTCCTCGATCATCTATTGCTCGGAGCAGGGCGCGTCCGAACTCGGCAAGACGGCTTCCGTGCTGGCGCGTGGCGAGTCATTGACTGCTCACGCTCGCAGCGCCGAATACCGGATCGTCGATAACGTACAAGAAGGCAAAAAAGCATGA
- the cysN gene encoding sulfate adenylyltransferase subunit CysN gives MSHVSDLISEDILAYLGQHERKEMLRFLTCGNVDDGKSTLIGRLLHDSKMIYEDHLEAITRDSKKSGTTGDDVDLALLVDGLQAEREQGITIDVAYRYFSTAKRKFIIADTPGHEQYTRNMATGASTCDLAIILVDARYGVQTQTRRHSYIASLLGIKHIVVAINKMDLNGFDQSVFESIKSDYLQFADGIAFKPTTMAFVPMSALKGDNVVNKSERSPWYTGQSLMEILETVEIANDRNYTDLRFPVQYVNRPNLNFRGFAGTLASGIVHKGDEVVVLPSGKSSRVKSIVTFEGELEHAGPGQAVTLTMEDEIDISRGDVLVHADNVPQVTDAFDAMLVWMAEEPMLPGKKYDIKRATSYVPGSIASITHRVDVNTLEEGAASSLQLNEIGRVKISLDSPIALDGYDSNRTTGSFIVIDRLTNGTVGAGMIIAKAVNAGGSSYHGEQAHVSVQERAQRFGQKPATVLFTGLSGAGKSTLAYAVERKLFDMGRAVFVLDGQNLRQDLNKGLPQDRAGRTENWRRAAHVSRQFNEAGLLTLAAFVAPDAAGRENAKGLIGDDRLVTVYVQASPQVCRERDPQGLYAADKDNIPGESFPYDVPLNADLVIDTQSLNVDESVKQVLELLRTRGVI, from the coding sequence ATGTCGCACGTATCTGATTTGATCAGCGAGGACATCCTCGCGTACCTGGGCCAGCACGAACGCAAAGAGATGCTGCGCTTTCTTACCTGTGGCAATGTCGATGACGGCAAGAGCACGCTGATCGGGCGTCTGCTGCACGATTCCAAGATGATCTACGAAGACCATCTTGAAGCCATCACCCGTGACTCCAAGAAGTCCGGCACAACAGGGGACGACGTCGATCTGGCGCTGCTGGTCGACGGTTTGCAGGCCGAGCGTGAGCAGGGCATCACCATCGATGTCGCGTACCGCTATTTCTCGACGGCCAAGCGCAAATTCATCATTGCCGATACGCCGGGCCACGAGCAGTACACCCGCAACATGGCCACCGGCGCATCCACATGCGACCTGGCAATCATTCTGGTAGACGCCCGCTACGGCGTGCAGACCCAGACGCGTCGTCACAGCTACATCGCGTCTTTGCTGGGCATCAAGCACATCGTTGTCGCCATCAACAAGATGGACCTCAACGGCTTTGACCAAAGCGTGTTCGAGTCCATCAAAAGCGATTACCTCCAGTTTGCCGACGGCATCGCCTTCAAGCCGACCACGATGGCCTTCGTGCCGATGTCGGCGCTCAAAGGCGACAACGTAGTGAACAAGAGCGAGCGGTCGCCCTGGTACACCGGTCAGTCACTGATGGAGATTCTTGAAACCGTCGAGATCGCCAACGACCGTAACTACACCGACCTGCGATTCCCCGTGCAATACGTCAACCGTCCGAACCTTAATTTCCGTGGATTCGCTGGCACGCTCGCCAGCGGTATCGTCCACAAGGGTGACGAAGTGGTTGTACTGCCGTCGGGCAAAAGCAGCCGCGTAAAATCCATCGTCACGTTCGAGGGCGAACTGGAGCACGCAGGTCCGGGTCAGGCTGTGACGCTGACCATGGAAGACGAGATCGACATCTCCCGTGGCGACGTGCTGGTGCATGCCGATAACGTCCCGCAAGTGACCGACGCGTTCGACGCCATGCTGGTCTGGATGGCTGAAGAACCGATGTTGCCGGGCAAGAAGTACGACATCAAGCGTGCTACCAGCTACGTGCCTGGCTCAATTGCCAGCATCACCCACCGTGTTGATGTGAACACGCTGGAGGAGGGCGCTGCCAGCTCGTTGCAATTGAATGAGATCGGTCGCGTCAAGATCAGCCTCGACAGCCCGATTGCGCTGGATGGCTACGACAGCAACCGCACCACAGGCTCTTTCATCGTGATCGACCGCTTGACCAACGGCACGGTCGGTGCAGGCATGATCATCGCCAAGGCGGTCAATGCAGGCGGCTCAAGCTATCATGGTGAGCAGGCGCATGTTTCGGTGCAGGAGCGCGCGCAACGCTTTGGTCAGAAGCCTGCGACGGTCCTGTTTACCGGCCTTTCTGGCGCAGGCAAAAGCACCTTGGCCTACGCCGTCGAGCGAAAGCTGTTCGACATGGGCCGCGCTGTGTTCGTGCTGGACGGTCAGAACCTGCGTCAAGACCTGAACAAGGGATTGCCTCAGGATCGCGCCGGTCGTACCGAAAACTGGCGCCGTGCGGCACATGTGTCGCGTCAGTTCAACGAGGCCGGTCTGCTGACGCTGGCTGCCTTCGTTGCGCCGGATGCCGCAGGGCGCGAAAACGCCAAGGGCCTGATTGGCGATGACCGTTTGGTTACCGTCTACGTGCAGGCTTCGCCGCAGGTCTGTCGCGAACGCGACCCGCAGGGTCTTTACGCCGCCGACAAGGACAACATCCCCGGTGAGTCCTTCCCATACGACGTGCCGCTCAACGCCGACCTCGTCATCGACACCCAGTCGTTGAATGTCGACGAAAGCGTCAAGCAGGTGCTGGAACTGCTGAGAACGCGTGGCGTGATCTAA
- a CDS encoding BolA family protein, translating to MQAVEVKSFLETKLPQIQVEVEGEGCNFQLNVISDELATLSPVKRQQQIYAHLNPWIADGSIHAVTMKFFSRAAWAERT from the coding sequence ATGCAGGCCGTAGAAGTTAAAAGCTTCCTTGAAACTAAGCTGCCGCAGATTCAAGTGGAAGTTGAGGGCGAAGGCTGCAACTTTCAGCTGAACGTGATCAGCGACGAGCTGGCTACACTGAGTCCAGTCAAGCGTCAGCAGCAGATCTATGCGCATTTGAACCCTTGGATCGCTGATGGCAGCATCCACGCGGTCACCATGAAATTTTTCAGCCGCGCTGCATGGGCCGAGCGCACCTGA
- the hisG gene encoding ATP phosphoribosyltransferase — protein sequence MLTIALSKGRILDDTLPLLAAAGIVPTENPDKSRKLIISTTQADVRLLIVRATDVPTYVEHGAADLGVAGKDVLMEYGGQGLYEPLDLQIAQCKLMTAGAVGASEPKGRLRVATKFVNVAKRYYAEQGRQVDIIKLYGSMELAPLVGLADKIIDVVDTGNTLRANGLEPQDLIAHISSRLVVNKASMKMQHARIQALIDTLRDAVESRHRG from the coding sequence ATGTTGACCATTGCACTGTCCAAGGGCCGTATTCTTGATGACACGTTGCCGTTGCTCGCTGCCGCGGGCATTGTGCCGACCGAGAATCCGGACAAGAGCCGCAAATTGATCATTTCGACGACCCAGGCCGATGTGCGCTTGTTGATCGTTCGTGCGACCGATGTGCCGACTTATGTCGAGCATGGCGCGGCCGATCTGGGCGTCGCGGGCAAAGATGTTCTGATGGAGTACGGCGGCCAGGGGCTCTACGAGCCGCTGGACCTGCAAATTGCACAGTGCAAGCTGATGACCGCCGGGGCCGTGGGAGCAAGCGAGCCCAAGGGGCGTCTGCGCGTCGCCACCAAGTTCGTCAACGTGGCCAAGCGTTACTACGCCGAGCAAGGTCGTCAGGTCGATATCATCAAGCTGTACGGCTCGATGGAGCTGGCGCCCCTTGTAGGGCTGGCAGATAAAATCATCGACGTCGTCGATACCGGCAACACACTGCGCGCCAATGGTCTTGAACCTCAGGATCTGATTGCCCACATCAGCTCACGCCTGGTCGTCAACAAGGCTTCGATGAAGATGCAACACGCCCGCATCCAGGCGTTGATCGACACGCTGCGTGACGCAGTTGAGTCGCGACACCGCGGCTGA
- a CDS encoding STAS domain-containing protein, with product MTQASVQVGAAGEIRLVGVLDYRTGPALRKQGADLIKASELSALVIDCAAVEKSSSVGLALLLGFMRDGAAAGKTVSVQALPDDMRKIAQVSELTEVLQHH from the coding sequence ATGACCCAGGCAAGCGTACAAGTTGGCGCAGCAGGCGAGATCAGGCTGGTTGGCGTACTCGATTATCGGACCGGGCCAGCCTTGCGTAAGCAGGGCGCCGATCTGATCAAGGCGAGTGAGTTGTCGGCACTGGTGATCGACTGTGCTGCCGTAGAGAAATCAAGCAGCGTCGGGCTCGCCCTGCTCTTGGGTTTCATGCGCGATGGCGCTGCCGCTGGCAAGACAGTCAGTGTGCAGGCGCTGCCCGACGACATGCGAAAAATCGCTCAGGTCTCGGAGTTGACCGAAGTCCTCCAGCACCATTGA